One window of the Lytechinus variegatus isolate NC3 chromosome 3, Lvar_3.0, whole genome shotgun sequence genome contains the following:
- the LOC121410911 gene encoding actin-related protein 2/3 complex subunit 4, protein MAATLRPYLNAVRSTLTAAMCLENFSSQVVERHNKPEVEVRSSKELLLTPVSVSRNEREKVLIEGSINSLRISIAIKQADEIEKILCHKFTRFMMLRADNFFILRRKPVEGYDISFLITNFHTEQMLKHKLVDFIIQFMEDIDKEISEMKLSVNARARIVAEEFLKKF, encoded by the exons GCTGCAACACTGAGACCATACCTTAATGCTGTTAGGTCAACATTGACTGCTGCTATGTGCCTAGAAAACTTCTCTTCACAAGTTGTTGAAAGACATAACAAACCAGAAGTAGAAGTCAG GAGTAGTAAAGAATTATTGTTGACACCAGTATCAGTGAGCaggaatgaaagagaaaaagttCTAATAGAAGGTTCTATCAACTCACTCAGAATAAGCATCGCCATCAAACAG GCCGATGAAATCGAGAAGATCCTTTGTCACAAATTTACCCGTTTCATGATGCTCAGAGCAGATAACTTCTTTATTCTTAGAAGAAAACCTGTCGAG GGATATGATATCAGCTTCCTCATCACAAACTTCCACACAGAGCAGATGTTGAAACACAAGCTTGTTGACTTCATCATCCAGTTCATGGAAGACATTGATAAGGAGATCAGTGAAATGAAGCTCAGTGTCAATGCTCGTGCTAGGATTGTTGCAGAGGAGTTCCTCAAAAAG TTTTGA